A window of the Legionella adelaidensis genome harbors these coding sequences:
- a CDS encoding DNA-3-methyladenine glycosylase I, with translation MIQERCAWVNDNPLYIHYHDHEWGVPVYDERLLFEFLILEGMQAGLNWLTILKKRDNFRTCFDNFDAEIIAGYNQNKIIQLMGNTEIIRNRLKIQAAIVNAQAFLRIRKKPGDFSSYIWGFVNGEPLQNHWEQANQVPTTTLISDAMAADLKKRGFKFIGSTICYAFMQATGMVNDHTMNCFCYKNKD, from the coding sequence ATGATTCAAGAGCGTTGCGCATGGGTCAATGACAATCCACTCTATATTCATTATCATGATCACGAATGGGGAGTTCCTGTTTATGATGAGCGATTGTTATTCGAATTTTTAATTTTAGAAGGCATGCAAGCCGGATTAAACTGGCTGACGATTCTAAAAAAACGCGATAATTTTCGTACCTGTTTTGATAATTTTGATGCTGAAATAATTGCCGGCTACAATCAAAATAAAATCATACAATTAATGGGTAACACAGAAATTATTCGTAATCGTTTAAAAATTCAAGCAGCTATTGTGAATGCACAGGCTTTTTTAAGAATACGAAAAAAGCCTGGTGATTTCTCGAGCTATATTTGGGGGTTTGTGAACGGAGAACCTTTACAAAACCATTGGGAGCAAGCCAATCAAGTTCCCACGACCACCTTAATTTCAGATGCCATGGCTGCAGACTTAAAAAAACGAGGATTTAAGTTTATAGGAAGTACCATTTGTTATGCATTTATGCAAGCCACTGGGATGGTAAATGATCACACGATGAATTGTTTTTGCTATAAAAACAAAGACTAA
- a CDS encoding GNAT family N-acetyltransferase — MAKEFISNRIIDNLIKVMRIATQHSLHKESGIEEQENSLRYFTGCEFPFFNGVFNDYKNNELELIDNLEKATQFFTGQDTPFIWWWTQQTEVPEKIKACLDMEGFQFLGDFLGIAANLNGIKFTAPGERIEIGIVNNEKEYQFFLDIICEVFQMSEAIKSDLKAMYSSYGPQGKFTHYLGYYGGEPVATLTSYIDGSIVGLYNGATLANFQKHGLCTSLADYAIKEAISSGCQYAVSQLMAPGMAKGISEKMGFQTHCKLLPFLKDPRAIPISV; from the coding sequence ATGGCAAAAGAATTTATTAGCAACCGTATCATTGATAATTTAATAAAAGTGATGAGAATTGCGACTCAACACTCCCTACATAAAGAATCTGGTATTGAAGAACAGGAAAACTCTCTGCGCTACTTTACTGGTTGTGAGTTCCCCTTTTTTAATGGTGTTTTCAACGACTATAAAAATAATGAATTGGAGTTGATAGATAATTTAGAAAAAGCAACTCAATTCTTTACAGGCCAAGATACTCCCTTTATCTGGTGGTGGACACAACAAACTGAAGTCCCAGAAAAAATTAAGGCCTGTTTAGATATGGAAGGCTTTCAATTTCTTGGTGATTTTCTAGGAATCGCTGCTAATTTAAATGGAATAAAATTTACTGCACCAGGCGAACGAATCGAAATAGGCATAGTAAATAATGAAAAAGAATATCAGTTTTTTCTAGACATCATATGTGAAGTCTTTCAAATGTCAGAAGCGATTAAATCTGACTTGAAGGCAATGTATAGCTCTTATGGACCTCAAGGGAAATTTACACATTATCTTGGTTATTACGGGGGTGAACCTGTTGCTACCTTAACAAGTTATATCGATGGTTCAATTGTAGGCTTATATAATGGAGCTACTCTGGCCAACTTTCAAAAACATGGCCTTTGTACCTCACTTGCTGACTACGCAATTAAAGAGGCAATATCCTCAGGATGTCAATATGCAGTATCCCAATTGATGGCACCAGGTATGGCGAAAGGAATAAGCGAAAAAATGGGCTTTCAAACTCATTGTAAATTACTGCCATTTTTAAAAGATCCTCGAGCAATACCCATTTCTGTATAA